One Falsibacillus pallidus genomic window carries:
- the abc-f gene encoding ribosomal protection-like ABC-F family protein encodes MTICSVNEISKMFGGNKIFENLSFEINEGDRVGLVGRNGTGKTSLFKLMAGYEAVDEGQIHFKKGTKIGYLPQIPEFPQGFTARDVLNLAFKDVKVIEEELRKLEREMGSEKPGGQMERILEKYGLLQERFAFLGGYEMEANIASIVNGLQINALVEQDFLQLSGGEKTKVCLGYLLLQKPDLLLLDEPTNHLDIGAVEWLEQYLNDYAGTIIIISHDRYFLDEVVTRILDLEDGEITLYHHNYSGFVKEKEERLLVEFQAYQEQQKKIKKMKEAIKRLKEWANRANPPNEGLHKRARNMERALERMDKLKRPVLERKKMNLQLDAADRSGKEVLMIKDGRKAFPDKVLFEDLQLQVQYLDRAAIIGENGTGKSTIIKVLLGDLPLDGGEAKIGSNVKIGYLSQHHVYHDSNASLIDVFRDEVSVTEGDARHILAKFLFYGHSVFRKVGSLSGGERMRLRLAQLMHQDVNVLILDEPTNHLDIDSREVLEDTLEDFEGTILAVSHDRYFLNKLFDKTYCLKNRKLHFFDGGYEWAKKKLQEMSENEDQVKEVKQQKPVLESKPVKKEEIKIDPAEIEKKLEEVEGELAKIQNQMLAETDLDLLQTLYERQQEKEAEKEALYSQWEEVI; translated from the coding sequence ATGACGATATGCAGTGTAAATGAAATCAGTAAAATGTTCGGCGGGAATAAGATTTTTGAGAATTTGAGCTTTGAAATCAATGAAGGCGACCGGGTTGGCCTTGTTGGAAGAAACGGAACGGGAAAGACGTCCCTCTTTAAATTGATGGCGGGCTATGAAGCAGTGGATGAAGGACAGATCCATTTTAAGAAAGGGACAAAAATCGGGTATCTGCCGCAGATCCCGGAGTTCCCCCAAGGGTTCACGGCGAGGGATGTGTTGAATCTTGCCTTTAAGGATGTGAAAGTGATCGAGGAAGAGCTGAGGAAACTTGAACGAGAGATGGGATCAGAAAAGCCTGGTGGCCAGATGGAAAGAATATTAGAAAAATACGGGCTGCTGCAGGAACGGTTTGCCTTTCTTGGCGGCTATGAAATGGAAGCAAATATTGCCTCCATCGTCAATGGGCTGCAGATCAATGCTTTGGTTGAACAGGATTTCCTTCAGCTGAGCGGCGGGGAAAAGACAAAGGTATGTTTAGGCTATCTGCTGCTGCAAAAACCAGACCTGCTCCTGTTGGATGAGCCGACGAACCACTTGGATATCGGGGCGGTCGAATGGCTTGAGCAGTACTTAAATGACTACGCCGGAACCATTATCATCATTTCCCATGACCGCTACTTCCTTGATGAAGTAGTGACAAGGATTCTTGATTTGGAAGATGGGGAAATCACGCTTTATCACCATAACTACTCAGGTTTTGTAAAGGAAAAAGAGGAGCGGCTGCTGGTTGAATTTCAAGCCTATCAAGAACAGCAGAAGAAAATCAAGAAGATGAAGGAAGCGATCAAAAGGCTGAAAGAGTGGGCGAACAGGGCAAACCCGCCTAATGAGGGGCTTCATAAAAGGGCTCGAAACATGGAGAGGGCGCTTGAGCGAATGGATAAATTAAAGCGTCCAGTGCTGGAAAGGAAGAAAATGAATCTTCAGCTCGATGCGGCAGATCGTTCGGGGAAGGAGGTTCTCATGATCAAGGATGGCCGGAAAGCATTCCCCGATAAAGTGCTATTCGAGGACCTTCAGCTGCAGGTTCAATATTTGGACCGGGCAGCCATCATAGGGGAGAACGGTACGGGAAAATCGACCATCATTAAAGTACTCCTTGGCGACCTTCCGTTGGATGGCGGCGAAGCGAAAATCGGGAGCAATGTAAAGATTGGCTATCTCTCCCAGCATCATGTGTACCATGATTCAAACGCTTCTTTAATTGACGTCTTTCGGGATGAAGTGTCTGTTACGGAAGGGGATGCGAGGCATATCCTCGCTAAGTTCCTGTTTTATGGACACTCGGTTTTTCGCAAGGTGGGCAGCTTGAGCGGAGGAGAAAGAATGAGGCTCCGGCTCGCTCAGCTTATGCATCAGGATGTGAATGTACTGATTCTGGATGAACCGACGAACCATCTCGACATCGATTCGAGGGAAGTGCTCGAAGACACACTCGAGGACTTTGAAGGAACGATTCTGGCAGTATCCCATGACCGCTATTTCTTAAATAAACTTTTTGATAAGACCTATTGCTTAAAAAATAGAAAGCTTCACTTTTTTGATGGCGGCTATGAATGGGCCAAGAAAAAATTGCAGGAAATGAGCGAGAACGAAGACCAGGTGAAAGAAGTAAAACAACAAAAGCCCGTTTTGGAATCGAAGCCAGTAAAGAAAGAGGAAATTAAGATAGATCCGGCAGAAATTGAAAAGAAGCTGGAAGAAGTAGAAGGCGAGCTGGCAAAAATCCAAAACCAGATGCTAGCGGAAACCGATTTGGATCTACTTCAAACGCTCTATGAACGACAGCAGGAAAAAGAAGCAGAAAAAGAGGCTTTATATTCACAGTGGGAAGAAGTTATTTAG
- a CDS encoding RAxF-45 family protein has protein sequence MIFILKQSITDKKFRLQTPILQAFSLFFLHILLLKSYNNFIFQTLKEVCQEMKSSVGLQGQFLEFIYICRAIFHANFNKGTSLPFFRNFI, from the coding sequence ATGATCTTTATCCTGAAACAATCGATAACCGATAAGAAATTTCGCCTGCAAACGCCCATTTTGCAGGCTTTTTCTTTGTTCTTCTTGCATATCTTATTGTTAAAGAGTTATAATAATTTTATATTTCAGACATTAAAGGAGGTGTGTCAAGAGATGAAAAGTTCTGTTGGATTGCAAGGTCAATTTTTAGAGTTTATCTACATTTGCCGTGCAATTTTTCATGCGAATTTCAATAAAGGGACCAGTCTGCCCTTTTTTAGAAATTTCATATGA
- the queF gene encoding preQ(1) synthase, whose translation MSGRKDEELQDVTLLGNQGTNYLFEYSPDILETFDNKHQNRDYFVKFNCPEFTSLCPKTGQPDFATIYISYIPEVKMVESKSLKLYLFSFRNHGDFHEDCMNIIMNDLIELMDPRYIEVWGKFTPRGGISIDPYTNYGRPGTKYEKMAEYRMMNHDLYPETIDNR comes from the coding sequence ATGTCAGGAAGAAAAGATGAAGAACTTCAAGATGTTACCCTATTAGGAAACCAGGGAACCAACTACCTGTTTGAATACTCCCCGGACATCCTTGAAACATTTGACAACAAACACCAAAACCGCGACTACTTTGTAAAATTCAACTGCCCTGAATTCACATCCCTATGCCCGAAAACAGGACAGCCGGATTTTGCCACCATCTATATCAGCTACATCCCGGAAGTGAAGATGGTAGAAAGCAAGTCACTCAAGTTATACCTGTTCAGTTTCCGCAACCATGGAGATTTCCATGAAGACTGCATGAACATCATTATGAATGACTTGATCGAATTGATGGATCCGCGCTACATCGAAGTGTGGGGAAAATTCACTCCACGCGGCGGCATCTCCATTGATCCATACACAAACTATGGCCGTCCTGGTACGAAGTATGAAAAAATGGCCGAGTACCGCATGATGAATCATGATCTTTATCCTGAAACAATCGATAACCGATAA
- a CDS encoding cobalamin B12-binding domain-containing protein → MQNLINDLTKILLEGDWFKAEDWLEETKSLGYSPIEIQEDIIKASMYNLGRFWEKNMITVADEHLATITADFLLTRLQPAQAPAAPKPLAMLFCIEGEEHYIGLKMSASILRENGWNVKMLGSNLPIDHAVYFARKWKPDLVGMSISISTLLPNLLKCEEKIRALPHQPMTLIGGRLVSLYNLESHIDEKTILVSDLYDLERWAADFSSAEEVKQI, encoded by the coding sequence ATGCAGAACCTCATTAACGATCTGACCAAAATCCTTCTCGAAGGCGATTGGTTCAAAGCCGAGGATTGGCTTGAGGAAACGAAGAGCCTTGGCTACTCGCCCATCGAGATTCAAGAAGATATTATAAAAGCATCCATGTACAATCTCGGACGGTTCTGGGAAAAAAATATGATCACTGTAGCGGATGAACATCTTGCTACCATTACTGCCGACTTCCTTCTGACAAGGCTGCAGCCTGCACAAGCTCCAGCTGCGCCAAAACCGCTCGCCATGCTTTTTTGCATAGAAGGCGAGGAGCATTATATCGGGTTGAAGATGTCAGCTTCGATTTTACGGGAAAATGGCTGGAATGTAAAAATGCTCGGATCGAATCTTCCCATCGACCATGCCGTTTATTTTGCACGCAAATGGAAACCGGATTTAGTCGGAATGTCCATCTCCATTTCCACTTTGCTTCCTAATCTATTAAAATGCGAAGAAAAAATCAGGGCGCTTCCTCATCAGCCAATGACATTGATTGGCGGGAGATTGGTTTCACTTTACAACCTTGAATCCCATATCGATGAAAAGACTATACTGGTATCCGATTTATATGATCTTGAGAGATGGGCTGCGGATTTTTCGAGTGCAGAAGAAGTCAAGCAAATTTAA
- a CDS encoding CheR family methyltransferase: MTIDTKASTAIIGIGASAGGLEAIEQFFHSMEDGQFFSFVVVQHLSPNYRSYMPELLKKATDMDIITAEDGMTISEKTIYLCPPSFYITVDSNRKIKLAPYPSSRSPHFPIDELFESMAHQLKEKAVGIVFSGNGSDGTRGLKSIREAGGLCIAQDDSAKYRDMPLSAREEGVVDFVLSPDEIPQNLLSHFNYKSYIFSDDILSEIFFLLNKSTNVDFSQYKLNSVKRRIERRMNLCERKFYSAEDYKQFLLENPGEVKKLKEDLLIGVTHFFRDKPAFEYLEKEVFPKLVEEKKKNHSKSIRVWVAACSTGQEAYSIAMLLNEELIKQQMDIQVQIFATDVDKNAIKTASLGRFNKQIIATVPQSFQTKYFERDKEDYVIKKDIRKMIVFAPHNITKDSPFVDLDMVSCRNVLIYFQPELQQRVLSLFHFALKENGYLFLGPSETLGRLSNLFGTLNSKWNIFSNTSMDRGQISNGLAKQARGGAPGSADARLAEKYTSYKAYNHANDFPTMLLDEMLEACVILDDESEVIFSSSKAQQYLSFPKNKSNFNIHHIVPTSLSVVIGAAIKKVKETHEEASFENIEVRYKDHREYCLNLVVKPVFKTDSGFRNIGIFFEEKKVEFLKKEYKAYPYDPEFLIHQRINEMEQELYLTKQHLQSTIEELETSNEELQSTNEELIAANEELQSTNEELQSVNEELITVNNEYEKKIEELIQLNNDMDNLLINTKIATIFLDKEFHIKQFTPEATNVFYLMERDIGRPIHHISHVLKYENFLRDLEDVLLNPYTVENEVQSTTGKWYSIKIMPYRTSENFIEGIVITVQDITELKVIDKNFAMSVNALEQMGSRIIVTDMEGAVTHANQSFCDFAGSSEDELTGAFIGEICGGHFQNTGFLNHWQIAKEGSRWNGELSYENTSGEETCEYLIIAPLLDENGTIVQVMTIGTDITDRRKEQEHLFKSEVVSMITQVAIAEQDSIKIPLDKITKRVVPSILTSRSNESANPVEGAISQWLLATDPGAVK; this comes from the coding sequence ATGACTATCGATACGAAAGCATCTACTGCCATAATTGGCATCGGTGCTTCTGCAGGTGGTTTGGAGGCAATCGAGCAGTTTTTCCATTCAATGGAGGATGGACAATTTTTCTCGTTTGTCGTGGTTCAGCATTTATCTCCAAACTATCGAAGCTACATGCCTGAACTATTGAAAAAGGCAACAGACATGGACATTATCACCGCTGAAGACGGAATGACCATAAGTGAAAAAACCATTTACTTATGTCCGCCGAGCTTTTATATAACCGTTGATTCAAATCGGAAAATCAAGCTTGCTCCATACCCTTCTTCAAGGAGCCCTCATTTTCCCATTGATGAACTATTTGAATCGATGGCGCATCAGCTCAAGGAAAAAGCAGTGGGAATAGTATTTTCCGGAAACGGATCTGACGGCACCCGGGGACTGAAAAGCATCCGGGAAGCAGGAGGATTATGCATTGCACAGGATGACTCGGCTAAATACAGGGATATGCCTTTGAGTGCGAGGGAAGAAGGGGTAGTGGATTTTGTGCTTTCCCCAGATGAAATACCGCAGAACCTTTTGAGCCATTTCAACTATAAAAGCTATATTTTTTCGGATGATATTCTAAGTGAAATATTCTTTTTGTTGAATAAAAGTACGAATGTAGATTTCTCTCAATACAAGCTGAATAGTGTCAAAAGAAGAATCGAACGCCGGATGAATCTTTGTGAGCGGAAATTCTACAGTGCAGAGGATTATAAGCAGTTCCTTCTTGAAAATCCCGGAGAAGTTAAAAAGCTGAAAGAGGACCTTTTAATCGGGGTGACGCATTTCTTCCGCGATAAGCCGGCCTTTGAGTATTTGGAAAAAGAAGTATTCCCGAAGCTGGTAGAAGAGAAGAAAAAGAATCACAGCAAATCGATCCGGGTATGGGTGGCGGCTTGTTCAACAGGGCAGGAAGCGTATTCGATCGCGATGCTCCTGAATGAAGAGCTTATCAAGCAGCAGATGGATATACAAGTACAGATTTTTGCGACGGATGTGGATAAAAACGCCATCAAAACCGCGAGTCTTGGAAGGTTTAATAAACAGATCATCGCAACGGTCCCTCAGTCTTTTCAGACGAAATACTTTGAACGGGATAAAGAGGACTATGTCATCAAGAAAGACATTCGCAAGATGATCGTTTTTGCTCCTCATAATATTACCAAGGATTCGCCATTCGTAGATCTGGATATGGTCAGCTGCCGCAATGTACTGATTTATTTTCAGCCGGAGCTTCAGCAAAGAGTCCTTTCCTTATTCCACTTTGCATTAAAAGAAAATGGATATCTTTTCTTAGGGCCAAGTGAGACGCTGGGAAGACTTTCAAACCTATTCGGAACGCTGAACAGCAAGTGGAATATCTTTTCCAATACGTCCATGGATAGAGGACAGATTTCGAATGGGCTGGCAAAGCAGGCAAGAGGAGGCGCACCAGGGTCCGCTGATGCACGGTTGGCTGAAAAATACACCAGCTATAAAGCTTATAATCATGCCAATGACTTTCCGACGATGCTTTTGGATGAAATGCTTGAAGCGTGTGTAATTTTAGATGATGAGAGTGAAGTCATCTTCTCCTCTTCCAAGGCACAGCAATACTTGTCTTTTCCAAAGAATAAATCCAATTTCAACATTCACCATATCGTTCCGACAAGTCTATCTGTCGTAATTGGCGCTGCCATCAAAAAAGTGAAGGAGACTCATGAAGAGGCTTCTTTTGAAAATATCGAGGTCCGCTATAAGGATCATCGTGAATATTGTTTGAATCTGGTGGTCAAGCCGGTATTCAAAACGGACAGCGGCTTCAGGAACATTGGAATTTTCTTTGAAGAAAAGAAAGTGGAGTTTTTGAAAAAAGAATACAAAGCCTATCCATATGATCCAGAGTTTTTAATTCATCAGCGGATCAATGAAATGGAACAGGAGCTTTACCTGACGAAACAGCATCTCCAGAGTACAATCGAAGAGCTGGAAACATCGAATGAAGAACTGCAGTCCACCAATGAGGAATTAATAGCAGCAAACGAAGAATTGCAGTCGACAAATGAGGAGCTTCAGTCGGTCAATGAAGAGCTCATTACGGTGAATAATGAATATGAAAAGAAGATCGAAGAGTTGATTCAGCTGAATAATGATATGGACAACCTTCTTATCAATACGAAGATTGCAACGATCTTCCTTGATAAGGAATTTCATATTAAACAATTCACACCTGAAGCAACCAATGTTTTTTATTTGATGGAAAGGGACATCGGCCGTCCAATTCATCATATTTCACACGTATTGAAATATGAGAATTTCTTGAGGGACCTCGAGGATGTGCTGCTGAATCCTTATACTGTGGAAAACGAAGTTCAATCCACTACAGGTAAATGGTACAGCATAAAAATCATGCCATACCGCACCAGTGAAAACTTTATTGAAGGCATTGTGATAACCGTTCAGGATATTACAGAACTTAAGGTGATCGACAAGAACTTTGCAATGAGTGTCAATGCCTTGGAGCAAATGGGTTCGAGAATTATCGTCACCGATATGGAAGGGGCTGTCACCCATGCGAATCAAAGTTTCTGTGACTTTGCAGGGAGTTCCGAGGATGAACTGACAGGAGCCTTCATAGGGGAAATCTGCGGAGGGCATTTCCAGAACACCGGCTTCCTTAACCATTGGCAAATCGCTAAAGAAGGATCAAGGTGGAACGGCGAATTATCCTATGAAAATACATCCGGTGAAGAAACATGCGAATACTTGATTATCGCTCCATTATTGGATGAGAACGGAACGATTGTACAAGTCATGACCATCGGAACGGATATTACCGATCGAAGAAAAGAACAGGAGCATCTGTTCAAGTCAGAAGTCGTATCCATGATCACCCAAGTGGCAATCGCGGAGCAGGACAGCATTAAAATCCCCTTGGATAAAATAACGAAGAGGGTGGTGCCGTCCATTCTGACTTCCCGCAGCAATGAGTCTGCCAATCCTGTGGAAGGGGCCATCAGCCAATGGCTTCTAGCTACTGATCCAGGAGCGGTCAAATAA
- a CDS encoding ATP-grasp domain-containing protein has translation MKKIYVIHENSEWTDHLIKRLIKLELPYEEWFLDQGMVNLDELPPEGVFYNRISASSHTRNHRFAPELTEAALVWLEKNNRRVVNGSRAIRLEVSKVNQYMKLNEFGIQTPKTIAASGTEAIVQAAEKIGAVPFITKHNRAGKGLGVQLFHTIEGLKSYVNGPDFEEPIDGITLIQEYIQAPEPYIIRCEFIGGKFMYAVRVDTSEGFELCPADACSIEDMFCPVGEEKETKPKFEILDGFSHPIIEKYEAFLKGSGIDVAGIEMIQDHEGNVYTYDVNTNTNYNSDAEEKAGKFGMLELAKYLGSELEKI, from the coding sequence ATGAAGAAAATATATGTCATCCATGAAAATAGCGAGTGGACTGATCATTTAATCAAACGTTTGATTAAATTAGAACTTCCTTATGAAGAATGGTTTTTAGACCAAGGAATGGTCAATCTTGATGAACTGCCGCCAGAAGGTGTGTTTTACAACCGCATCAGCGCGTCTTCCCATACGAGGAATCACCGGTTTGCTCCAGAGCTCACTGAAGCGGCGCTTGTCTGGCTGGAGAAAAACAATCGCCGGGTGGTGAATGGCAGCAGGGCCATCCGGTTAGAGGTCAGCAAGGTCAACCAATATATGAAGTTGAATGAGTTCGGCATCCAAACACCGAAGACGATTGCTGCATCAGGTACGGAAGCAATAGTGCAGGCTGCGGAGAAAATCGGTGCGGTTCCATTCATCACAAAGCACAATCGTGCAGGGAAGGGGCTCGGCGTCCAGCTTTTCCATACAATTGAAGGTTTGAAATCCTATGTGAATGGCCCTGATTTTGAAGAGCCGATCGATGGCATCACGTTGATCCAGGAATACATCCAGGCTCCCGAGCCATACATCATTCGATGTGAATTCATTGGCGGCAAGTTTATGTATGCGGTCCGGGTGGATACTTCTGAAGGGTTTGAGTTATGTCCGGCGGACGCCTGCAGCATCGAGGATATGTTCTGCCCGGTAGGAGAAGAAAAAGAAACAAAGCCGAAGTTCGAGATCTTAGATGGATTCAGCCATCCGATCATTGAGAAATACGAGGCATTTTTGAAAGGAAGCGGAATTGACGTAGCAGGCATTGAAATGATTCAAGACCATGAAGGCAATGTCTATACGTATGACGTCAATACGAATACCAACTACAATTCAGATGCGGAAGAGAAAGCAGGAAAATTCGGCATGCTCGAACTGGCGAAATATCTCGGCAGCGAGCTGGAGAAGATATAA
- a CDS encoding beta-class carbonic anhydrase, whose protein sequence is MTLLQDILSYNEKFVSEKLYEDYITTKSPNKKLVILGCMDTRLVELLPKALNIKNGDVKFVKNAGATVMHPFGSIMRSLLVAVYELNADEVMVIGHHDCGMSSIKSDETLKKMLDRGVSEETMETLNYSGINLEEWLRGFDSVQENVQNSVSMIKNHPLMDKKVPVHGLVIDPGTGKLDLLINGYEDDQK, encoded by the coding sequence ATGACATTATTACAGGATATCTTAAGCTACAATGAAAAGTTTGTATCAGAAAAGCTCTATGAGGACTACATCACGACCAAGTCTCCAAATAAGAAGCTTGTCATTCTCGGATGCATGGATACGCGATTGGTAGAATTGCTTCCGAAAGCATTGAATATCAAAAATGGCGACGTCAAATTCGTTAAAAACGCCGGCGCAACAGTGATGCATCCATTTGGAAGTATCATGCGCAGCCTTCTAGTAGCAGTCTATGAACTCAATGCCGACGAAGTAATGGTTATCGGGCACCATGACTGTGGGATGAGCTCCATCAAGAGCGATGAAACCCTCAAAAAAATGCTGGACCGCGGTGTTTCAGAAGAAACGATGGAAACCCTCAATTACTCCGGCATCAACCTTGAAGAATGGCTTCGAGGCTTTGACAGCGTCCAAGAAAACGTACAAAACAGTGTCAGCATGATTAAAAACCATCCGCTTATGGACAAAAAAGTTCCAGTCCACGGCTTGGTCATCGACCCTGGAACAGGGAAGCTGGACTTGCTGATCAACGGATACGAAGACGACCAAAAATAA
- a CDS encoding GNAT family N-acetyltransferase, translating into MKMMLATENESKEAAELYSLCKKELLKKDIYQWDDNYPNEEFVKDWIEDKELYVAVEEEEIIGAVVLNEYESDEWGSVHWGNEDGNDLIIHALCVHPYRQGKGIGKELVQHSENIATEKGYSSIRLDAFSGNEHALKLYESMGYIKRGEVHFQSKPEGHQCYYCFDKILE; encoded by the coding sequence ATGAAAATGATGCTGGCCACGGAGAATGAAAGCAAGGAAGCAGCGGAACTCTATTCATTGTGCAAGAAAGAACTGTTGAAAAAAGATATTTATCAATGGGATGACAACTACCCAAACGAGGAATTCGTCAAAGACTGGATAGAGGATAAGGAACTTTATGTTGCAGTTGAGGAAGAAGAAATCATTGGCGCCGTAGTCCTTAACGAATATGAAAGTGATGAATGGGGTTCCGTACATTGGGGAAATGAAGATGGCAATGACCTAATCATACATGCCCTTTGCGTCCACCCTTATCGGCAGGGGAAAGGGATAGGGAAAGAACTCGTTCAACATAGTGAAAATATCGCGACAGAGAAAGGGTACAGCAGCATTCGGCTCGATGCCTTTTCGGGAAATGAACATGCGTTGAAACTGTACGAATCCATGGGGTACATAAAAAGAGGGGAAGTCCACTTCCAATCGAAGCCTGAAGGACATCAATGCTATTACTGCTTTGATAAGATTTTGGAATAA
- a CDS encoding TerC family protein gives MDFSYVLGLALSGAAVVVLLKIVALDIILSGDNAVVIAMATRNLPAEQQNKAIFWGTAGAVILRILFAAVIVYLLKLPFVNIVGGLLLLWIAYKVLVEEEGEANIKGQSGVMKAIGTIVVADAVMSLDNVVAVAGAANGHLGMIAIGVLISIPIMIFGSKMIVKLMDRYKWIAYAGAGILAWTAGEMLLKDDHVNDLLSLSHGLRYIIAGCITVIVLVLGYSKNKKAEEDGKAEQSA, from the coding sequence ATGGATTTCTCGTATGTGCTAGGTTTGGCTCTGTCTGGTGCAGCTGTCGTTGTACTTTTGAAGATTGTTGCGCTTGATATCATCCTTTCAGGGGACAATGCAGTTGTCATTGCCATGGCAACAAGGAACCTTCCGGCAGAGCAGCAAAATAAAGCGATCTTCTGGGGTACTGCAGGTGCTGTCATCTTGCGCATCCTGTTTGCCGCAGTTATTGTATACTTGCTTAAATTGCCTTTCGTCAACATCGTTGGTGGATTGCTTCTTCTATGGATTGCGTATAAAGTGCTTGTAGAAGAAGAAGGCGAAGCTAATATCAAGGGACAAAGCGGTGTGATGAAAGCGATCGGAACAATCGTTGTGGCGGATGCAGTCATGAGTCTGGACAACGTAGTAGCCGTTGCCGGTGCTGCCAACGGACATCTTGGCATGATTGCGATCGGCGTACTGATCAGCATCCCGATCATGATTTTCGGTTCCAAAATGATCGTAAAATTGATGGACCGCTACAAATGGATTGCCTATGCCGGAGCAGGAATTCTTGCTTGGACGGCTGGCGAAATGCTTCTGAAAGATGACCACGTCAATGATCTATTGAGCCTTTCCCATGGATTGAGATATATCATTGCCGGCTGTATCACAGTCATCGTTCTTGTCCTTGGCTATTCCAAGAACAAGAAAGCCGAAGAAGACGGAAAAGCAGAACAGTCTGCATAA
- a CDS encoding phosphotransferase, with the protein MTKPWEAEFIVDAELAVQLIESQFPEIAPVEVAKIGEGFDNTIYQVNGDYLFRFPRREIAVPLIETEGIILPRLSSDAPLDIPDPLFYGKPDHSYPWPFLGYKYVKGSVPTDLSKINGEESARLLGKMLKKIHHFPIEKAVELGVPYDRLYRVDIEKRKDKMKENMEVLMESGHWKWEEKWRTFTDSLTHIDYESPKALCHGDLHIRNILVDEKHTISGIIDWGDVHIGNPAVDLSIVYSFLPKDSRCFFFEEYGEVDDDLLQLARFKAVYTAAVLAVYGMDKKDSSLVSASIQSLKRSLD; encoded by the coding sequence ATGACCAAGCCATGGGAAGCAGAATTCATTGTCGATGCTGAATTAGCTGTACAATTAATTGAGTCGCAGTTCCCGGAGATTGCTCCGGTGGAAGTTGCGAAAATTGGAGAGGGCTTCGATAATACCATCTACCAGGTGAACGGCGACTATCTTTTCCGGTTTCCGAGGAGGGAGATTGCCGTGCCGCTGATTGAGACAGAAGGGATAATCCTTCCCCGATTAAGCAGCGATGCTCCTCTCGATATTCCTGATCCCTTGTTTTACGGTAAACCGGACCATAGTTATCCATGGCCGTTCTTAGGATATAAATATGTGAAGGGAAGCGTACCAACTGATTTGAGTAAAATAAACGGGGAGGAATCTGCCAGGCTCCTCGGTAAGATGCTGAAGAAAATTCACCATTTTCCCATTGAAAAAGCTGTGGAGCTTGGCGTCCCATATGACAGGCTTTACAGAGTGGATATTGAAAAAAGAAAAGATAAAATGAAGGAAAATATGGAAGTGCTGATGGAATCCGGTCATTGGAAATGGGAAGAAAAGTGGCGAACATTTACCGATTCACTAACCCACATTGACTACGAAAGTCCTAAGGCTTTGTGCCATGGCGATTTGCATATCCGGAATATTCTCGTGGATGAGAAGCATACTATCAGTGGCATTATCGATTGGGGGGACGTCCATATTGGAAATCCCGCCGTTGACCTATCCATTGTTTACAGCTTTCTGCCTAAGGATAGCCGATGCTTCTTTTTTGAAGAATACGGGGAAGTGGATGATGATCTTCTCCAACTGGCGCGATTTAAAGCTGTCTATACTGCCGCTGTATTGGCCGTCTACGGGATGGATAAGAAGGATTCCAGCCTCGTTTCTGCCTCTATACAAAGCTTGAAACGCTCGCTGGATTAA
- a CDS encoding response regulator transcription factor, with the protein MIRVLFADDHEMVRIGVASYLSAQPDIEVVGEAENGAGAVELALDLKPDIILMDLVMPEMDGIEATSAIMAKWPEAKIIIVTSFLDDEKVYPALEAGAASYMLKTSKASEIAEAVRATYKGQSILEPEVTGKMMAKMRNRGAKEPHEELTNREMEILLLMAKGKTNQEIADELFIALKTAKTHVSNILAKLNVQDRTQAVIYAFKHSLAE; encoded by the coding sequence ATGATTAGAGTTCTCTTTGCGGATGACCACGAAATGGTGCGGATCGGTGTTGCATCCTATTTGTCCGCACAGCCGGATATAGAGGTTGTAGGAGAGGCAGAGAACGGAGCCGGGGCAGTCGAGCTTGCTTTAGACCTCAAGCCAGATATAATCTTAATGGATCTCGTGATGCCTGAAATGGATGGAATTGAAGCAACAAGCGCCATAATGGCAAAATGGCCGGAAGCGAAAATCATCATCGTCACAAGCTTCCTTGATGATGAAAAAGTCTATCCTGCCCTTGAAGCAGGAGCGGCAAGCTATATGCTCAAGACCTCCAAAGCCAGCGAAATTGCGGAAGCTGTAAGGGCTACATACAAAGGCCAGTCCATTCTCGAACCGGAAGTAACCGGAAAGATGATGGCCAAAATGCGGAATCGCGGGGCGAAGGAACCGCATGAAGAACTGACCAACCGAGAGATGGAAATCCTTCTTTTAATGGCAAAAGGAAAAACGAATCAGGAAATCGCTGATGAACTGTTCATTGCGTTAAAAACAGCCAAGACCCACGTCAGCAACATTCTGGCAAAGCTGAATGTCCAGGACCGTACACAGGCCGTCATCTACGCGTTTAAACATTCACTGGCGGAGTAG